ACCCTCAGTTACTACGGTATCTATCTGCCTACTTAATCGAAGAACGTTTCGACCTCCGCAAAGTGTATCGGGCCATTGCGAATACGCGCGCATACCAACGCACCAGTCGCTTCGATGGTCTGCGTCCGCCACAGAATTCGTATGCGATCATGCATCCAAAGACGCTCTCGCCGGAACAGTATTTCGACAGTCTGCGACAAAACATCATTCGTCGTCTCGATCCCGTCCTTTCCGAGACCGGAATGATTGATCTTCAACGACAACGATTCGTCCAAAGAATGCGTGATCGAGGGGCCACACCGATGGACTATCCCCACGGAGTCGTACAAGTCTTGGGAATGATCAATGGCCCCGAAATGATGCTCGCGACGACCGACAGTTCGAGTGGAATCATTGCAGCGATCGAGGCACCCTTTCTCGACGACCGTCAACGAATCGAAGCATTGTTCTTGGCGTCCCTGTCCCGACCACCGACCGAAGCGGAATCGAAACGCTTCCTGGATTACCTGACCGATGACTCGATCAACGCTTCGAAGCCACAGCGTTGGGGAGATCTAATTTGGGTATTGGCAAACTCTGCCGAAAGTTTTGTCTGTCCCTGATGCAAACGCCGCTTCGTCTTTTCGTCCACCCACTCGCGCCGGCTTAAGGAAATGAACATGCTGACCTCACGCCGCTCCATCCTCACTCGGATCGGTCCCGCGGCCGCGATCGGAATGTCATCGTGGCGACAATCGTTGTTGACCGCTGCGTCCGAAGCGACCGCCTCTGAAGGTGCTACCAGGGCAGGACGACACTGTGTCGTGTTGTGGATGTCCGGTGGCCCAAGCCAACTCGATACATTTGACATGAAACCGGGGACGGCGGTTGGCGGTCCGTTAAAAGAATCTCAAACCAGTGTCCCGGGACTGCGATTCAGCGAACACCTCCCGAAACTAGCGAAACAGGCCGAGCGTTTGGCGATCATGCGCGGTGTTTCGACCAAAGAAGGTGACCATGCCCGCGGGACAACGCTAATGCATACCGGTAATCCCGTCGGTACGTCGTTACGCTATCCATCGATCGGCAGCTCTCTCTCGAAAGCACTGGCCCTCCCCGGCCAACCACTCCCCGGATACGTTTCTATCAGCCCCCCGCCGATCGCACCGCAGGCTCAAAGCCCGGGATTTCTTGGCCCCAAGTTTGCGCCCACGCGAGTCTCTTCGGCAATCAACGAAGCCGATCAGAATTTCGCAACACTGCGAGTCGATCACTTGCACTCGCCGCTGTCGACTGAATCTCCACGCTACCGAAAAAGGCTCGAACTCTGGCGTCAGCAACAACAAACATTTCTGGCCGACCGAAACGTTGCTAGTTTGGATGCCCAACAAACGACCTATGATGCCGCATTTGAGATGCTTGGCAGCGATGCCAAAGACGCATTCGATCTAACGAATGAACCCGATCGAGTCCGTTCGGCCTACGGTGCGGGAACGTTTGGTCAAGGCTGTCTGATGGCGCGTCGACTGATCGAACGCGGTGTACCTATGATCGAGGTCGCACTCGGTGATGGTCTGGGCTGGGACACCCATGCCGACAACTTTGAACGAGTCAAGACACTCAGTCGCGAACTCGATTCCGGGTGGGCGACGCTGATGGATGAATTGGCGGATCGCGGATTGTTGGAATCAACCACGTTTCTTTGGGCTGGCGAATTCGGTCGGACTCCGACGATCAATCGTAGCGGAGGTCGCGACCACTTCCCGCAAGCGTTCACTTGTGTCCTGGCAGGCGGTGGAATCCACGGCGGCCAAGCGTTCGGCGCAACTGCCAACGATGGGGCCGAGGTCGTCGAGGGAAAAATCGAATGCAAAGATTTGATGGCGACCTTGTGTGCGGCCGTCGATGTGGATCCCGAGCTTGAGAATGAAACCGAAGAAGGTCGACCGATCAAAATCTCCGAAGGCATTCCCGTCGACAATGTCCTTGCCTAAATGA
This genomic window from Roseiconus lacunae contains:
- a CDS encoding DUF1501 domain-containing protein — protein: MLTSRRSILTRIGPAAAIGMSSWRQSLLTAASEATASEGATRAGRHCVVLWMSGGPSQLDTFDMKPGTAVGGPLKESQTSVPGLRFSEHLPKLAKQAERLAIMRGVSTKEGDHARGTTLMHTGNPVGTSLRYPSIGSSLSKALALPGQPLPGYVSISPPPIAPQAQSPGFLGPKFAPTRVSSAINEADQNFATLRVDHLHSPLSTESPRYRKRLELWRQQQQTFLADRNVASLDAQQTTYDAAFEMLGSDAKDAFDLTNEPDRVRSAYGAGTFGQGCLMARRLIERGVPMIEVALGDGLGWDTHADNFERVKTLSRELDSGWATLMDELADRGLLESTTFLWAGEFGRTPTINRSGGRDHFPQAFTCVLAGGGIHGGQAFGATANDGAEVVEGKIECKDLMATLCAAVDVDPELENETEEGRPIKISEGIPVDNVLA